The Sus scrofa isolate TJ Tabasco breed Duroc chromosome 6, Sscrofa11.1, whole genome shotgun sequence region CCTCATGTGCAGAATCTCAAGCCCAGAGGGGCAGTGGGCTGCCACGGTCACAGCCAGAACAAGGGCCACACCTGGGTTCTTCCCTAGTATTGTTCTCCTCTGTGTTGCTACCTAGCCCTTCCTCCAGGCGCTGTCTTGTTTCCTCGCCTCCTCAACCCTCTTCTGATGGTGCATGTGACTGCAACAGGCTAAAAAGGTGCCCCGGAGTCCTGACCCCAGTAGCTATGGATGGGACCTTGTTTAGGAATAGGTCTTTGGAGATGTTATTAAGGATCCAGGATATAGAGCGGGCCCTAGAACCAACAGCTGGTGTCCTCAGGAGGGGACAGACAGAGGGAGAATGCCACGGGAAGGTGGCTGGGGCCACCAGGAgctggaaggggcaggaaggcCTCCCCTAGAACCTTGGAGGGAGGGTAGCTCTAGCAATACCTTGACGGTGGACGTCTGGCTCCAGAACCATGGGAGACTACATTTCTGTAGTTTTAAGTCACTCTATTTGTGGCCGTGTGCAATAACCGCGGCCATAGGAAACTAACACACTGATCAGAATCCTCCTGGCCTCAGACCTGCAAACTCTTCTGTGCCATGGGTGTTAGTGAATCCCCACCGCCACCCaagggtgctgggggtggggtgggggtcatcCCACGTCCCCTCAGCCCTGGGCTCCAGGACTGGTCCACAGGGAGTCTGCCGTGGGTCTAGTTAACAACACTGCGTGGTACACATACACGTGTTCCGAGCCTGGCCGTCACGGCAAGTGTTCGACGCACAGCCCCGTGGATGTACTTAATGTCACTCAACTGCACACTCCAAAGTGCTGAAAATGGTACATTTTGGGGGAAAAGGACCATTTGCTGTTCCTGGGatcacctcctcctcccacaACCCTCCCCAAATAACAGAGATGTTGACGTTCCGACGCCCACGTTACTGAGgcaacagaaaaagagatcagggcCAGAGAGCAGGCGCAGGCCTGGCCGCAGCCCCCTGGGGCCACAGGGGGCCCACCGTGGGCCTGGAATCCAGACTCAAAACCAAGGGGAGGTGGTGGGAAGGCGGGGGATTCCCATTTCCGCAAACGGTTCTGTCTCCGCATGGACTGGCCCCGGCAGAGAGTCGTCTGGGGGCCTGACTTTCGCCCTCGACAGTGCTTCTCCGGCCTTGCTGCTCAGGGGGTCCCAGGGCCTTGCAGGAGGAGAGGGGGCAAACACCTGCCCGCCTCAGCGCCCTGTCAGTTGGGCTTGAGCTTGGGGCTCTGGGAGACCGACAGGGAGATGAGGACCTGGGCGGAATAATACGTGGTCATGACCACCAGGCGGgcgtggggcaggggctgggcaaaGGCGTTCCAGGCCAGCGTGGTATCCGAAAGCGTGAAGAGCAGCGCGCCCCAGCCGGTGCTCCCGCCCCTGGCCAGGCCACGCCACAGCATGGTGGCCAGGGCCAAGGAGTAAGCCGTCAGGGCCAGGACCAGGTCGGGCGGGAGGTGCCAAAGCAGGAGGCCGTAGTACGGGAGAGCGGCCAGGATGACCAGGAGCAGGAGGCCGGGCTGCAGGGGCGTCAGGCCAAAGGCCCAGAGGTAGAGCAGGTGGGCCGCGGCGAAGGCGGCCACGCCTGGAGGAGACAGGGGTGGGAGGGCCGGGTGAGCCTTCTGCTTCCCTGCCTCGCCTCGCCAAGCAGCCCTCGGGCCGagcccccggcccccaccccggccccggcCATACTACCCGTCTCCTGCATTACAACGCAGGCCTCCTTGTGGTCCCTTCTTCCTGTGGTGGGTGTcagcgtggccttaaaaagccccCTGACTCTCACCCTTACTCCGTTTGGCCCCTAGTGGGCTCTACGCACCAGGCACACTCCCGCCCCAGGGCCTCTGCTCGTGTGGGTCCCCTGCCTGGAAGGGCCTTTCCTGGAAGGGCACATGGCCGTTCCTGCACCCCTTCCAGACGTTACCTTCTCGGCGAGGCTGTCCTCGACTCGTGTCCTCAAGACTGCGACCCCTGACACTCTGCCCGTGCCCTCAACGGGAGGAGAGCTCCGTGGGGTGGAGGGCTGGCAAGTCTCCCTCACTGCCGCCTCCCAGCGCCCTTTCACGCCTACTGGCTCCTGCCCCTGGCAGGCCCTCTTCTGGGGGTtgccccccacacccacccctgtCCAGGCTCCGAAAGGGACAATGCAACAGGGCCCCTCTCACCATGGAGAAAGGCCTCGGGCCAGACGAGGCAGGCGTCCCCCACGGCTGAGCACAGGAGGGCCCCCTGCAGCCGCGCGCTGTAGCCCCCGCCGGCGTCCACGGCCCGCAGGAATACCACCAGGGAGAGGACGGGCAGGCACTTGACCAGGGCGCCGACCCAGGACGGCTGGTCGTCGGGGATCCAGAGGAGGAAGTAGACGGCGCAGGTGAAGAAGAAGGGGCTCAGCCACTTGCCCACGTGCAGCTGCTTCAGGGGACCAGGGGGCTGCTGAGCCCTAGaaaccagccctgcccccagcccgaGACCAGGCTTCAGAACCACCTGGCCTCGCGCCCAGTGAGCTCCCCGCCCTTGGGGGTCAAGATTGTCACCCCACGCCCACCCAGGGACCCGAGCCACACTGCCCAGGGACCAGGATGTCCAGCCCCacagagcccagccccagccctgccaccccccTACCCCTACGCGGCGGCTCTCACTTGAGCTGAAAAGCGAGGTTTTCGGGGCAGGCCCTCTTTCCCGGGGTCCATGTCAGCCTGTGACCCCTGAGAACGGCCTGCAAGTGGGTACGGGTAGCTTGGGGGTGGAGGAGATGGTGTGTGGTTACTCGTTAACCCGAGGAGCGTCCTGTGGACTCTGGGACTGATAACAGGGCCCAGGGAGATGCTGCTCCTGCCCTGGGGACGGCCCTGCCTGGCACCTGCTGATACGGTGCCCACTGGCACCCAGgggtccctcctcccccactccctctgtCTCGCTTCCTCCCTGCCTAGAGGGCCCTGGCTGTACACGCCTCTCCCACTGCCCTGCGCCAGGCCAGTCAGAAGGGACCTGGGTGCAAAATCTGCAACATTCCGACGCCTGCCCTTTCATGAGcaacaggggaggggaggggaggacaccCTGCCAGATCCAAGGGACAGTCTgagcctccctcctccaccaAACACTTGCTCGGTGACAGGAGCTGGGGCTGGCGGTGGTGCCAGCCGGCCGGCGCGCCAGTGAAGCTTCCCCTGCATGGCGGCCAGTACTTCACCTTCGCACTGGACCCACTGGGCACCCACCTGTCTGGCCTAGCTGGCTGCTCCAAGGGGAGAGGGCTCGGGGACGTGGCTCCTGCCACACGGCAGGGCAGGTCAGGGGTGGGCCAAAGGGGGATGGGGTGTGGAAGCCCACTCACCGCCTTCTGCAGCCTGTCTGGACAGGGGACGGCTCCCAGGACCAGGTGCCGCATGAGTATGGGAAATgctcagctcctcctccaggaaacccTTCCTCGGAGCAGAAGGTACCTGACTCCTCCTTGTAAGGGTCCCACCCCAGAGCCACGGCACGGGAATAGGTCAGAACCCGAGGTCTGAGCAGCAGGAGTCTTAAACTGTCttcctttatttgtttatatttgcaatATGAAACAGAAGCTCGGCACGAACACACGCACACGCACCCCAGcctggggagagggagctgggacaAGGTCACTTGGCGGCTGGGCTGGACCCCAGACCCTCGGGAGTAGGAGGGGGAGCCCAGCCAGACCCCCGCCAGACCCCCGCCCCAGGGTCCGTGGAGATGGAGGGGGACTCGGTGAGTGCATCAGGGCCCTGGGGGTGTACCCCGGGAGGCCCCCAGAGAACAGGGCCCCCTGCTCCCACAGAGCTGGCTGGGCCAGACGGAAGGGATTCTAGCCCCAGCCTGGATCAAAGTGCAGGGCCCGGGGCGATGGGGGTGGGCAAAGGCACGACCCCCACTCGGGCCTCCCCCAAGGTGGACCTGAGCTGAAAGGCCGAGTGTGGGTGTGGGCGTCTGCACCGGAGGGTGGGGGTCCGGCAGGAAGAGGGGGCGTGGCAGCCTCAGGACCCCTCACCACAGTAGCCCCAGTGGGAGGGTGCAGGTCCACgccgcccccagccctggcctgctTCCTCCTGGCTCTCCGCCtgcccactctctcctccctcgagatatatatatatgtatatatatatatatatatatataatatataatataggtctctctctcactctcctttctcTCTACTCAACTCTATCTTTATTCTAGGAGACAAAACTCCGCAGTTCCTTTTCTCAGTGCAATTGGGGGAGGGGGCCTTTGTCCCTGGCACCGGCCTCCTGGGAGTCCAGCCTCCTAGGTGGGGAAGAGGGGATGGGGCAACAGGGCCACCTTGGGACCAGCCCTGCCCCAACCCGGGCAGGGTCCACGTGGGGCACGGAGGATGTGGCCGCCACCACCGGGCCAGGCAGTTACCTGGGAACCGAGAGGGAAACCTGTGTGAGGAGCCCGCCACCCGGAAGCCTCTGCcaacccagccccagcccacctgctgcccccgcccccaccactcACTGGGAGCCTGGGGACACCGGCCCTCCTGCAGCAGAGCCATTGGGCATCGGGAGCGGCTCAAGGGCCAGGGCACTGTGGGCAAAGGGACAGCATGAGAGATCAGTGCCTTCCTGCCAGAACACCGGCTGCCCTGTGAGGCTGCACCAGCTCACCTCTGGCTTTGTGGGAGCCCTGAGGGTTCTGGGCTCTTCTGCCCTTCCATGGTCTGGGGGGGCTGGTGGGCCCCGGGGGCTGGGACAGAGGTAGCAGGGTCTCTGGTTGCACTGTGTGGGGATCCACAGGGCTACTGTCACTGATGCCCCCCGGGCACTCTCGCCCAAAGACCCCTGGAAACTGCCCACCCGGGAGAAGCAGCTCAGGTCAGCTGGGACACGAGCTCTGGACACCCCTGGCCCCCTTCTGATCCCACCGGAAGccttcccaccccagggctgAGCAGGTGACCCTGGGCTCCAGGATCCTCTCTTACGACCATAAGTGGGCAAAGACAGCCCAGACCTTCAGCTGCCACGAGGCCCTGAGGCAGTGGTGCAGACCTGGAGGGAGGGGTCCCGCAAGGCCCCCCAGGAGCAGCTCTGGGCAGGGATGACCCCAGTCCCAGATTCCACCTGCCTCTCCCACTTGGCCCCCCAGCAGCTGGTCCTTAACCAGTTACCTGTCCAAGGAGCTGGGGGCGGAATGCGTCCCTCTGAGTGTGGCCTGAAGGTCCCCGACACTGACCAAGGCCTGGCAGGGGGCTGTGCAGAGGAGAGGGGCCAGGAGATGTGACCTTTAGCGAGCTTCACACCCGTCTTGCTCCTCAGACCCATTGTGGACAGGCCAGAGGTCAACAGTGGGaggcccagggtggggtgggcacgGTGAGGTGGGCAGAGAGTGGCTCACCCAAGGGCTCCGCTACTTTGCTGCCATCTGTGGCTTCCTGAGGTGCTGAGGGGGGCGTGGGATCCTGAGACCTAGGAGGCAAGAAAAGGAGCCCGAGGGATGGCTGGGGTTGGCAGTGGAGCTTAAGGCCACCAAGCCCTGGGCACCGGCCTCCAGGCCTCACCTGAGCTGCAGGGCGTTGGGGGCCGCAGGGCCAGCCAGGCTCAGGACAGGGAGGTCCAGGGGCACACTGCAGGGGCCCTGCGGGGTGGGGGGCCCAGAGTGTGGCTCCTTCTCCCTGCAGTCTTGGGGGCCGGTGGGGGTGTCCATAGGCACTGGGTCAAAGGTAGCCATCCAGCTGGGGCCTGGCAAGGGGGAGCAAGGCAGGGGTGAGCACGGAGGCAGACAGACTGCACCCGACCATGCCTCACCCCGCACATTCACCCACCTGgtggctgggggccagggctggggtaCAAGGCGGGCCTGGCCCTGCCGCGGGCCGCCCGGCTGTCACCATcttcctcgtcctcctcctcgtcgtcgtcctcctcctcctcgctgtCTGTGCTGCCTCCGCTCCTGCCCCAGGAACCACCTGTCAgtcagccactgtgctgggcagagggAAAGCGTCCCACCTCCCAACCCCCCAGAGCTggccccaggccagcagctgcgatGGAATCaaaggggtggaggggagggggcggtggggagaGAGCCCTGTGTCCCAAAGCAGGAAGGCAGGTGGGAACACTGGTGCCTTCCGAGAGGGTGCGGCCACGGGCACCATCGCCAGCACGAACCAGGGCACCGCCCTCTCAGGAGAGGCTGACTCCACACGCTTCCTCCAACTACAGACTCTGCTGTCAACCGCTGTGTCCTCCCCTGGGCAGACAGGGTGGACGGAGTTTCCTGAGCCTGGAAACCTGGAAGGGCGTCTCCAACACCCACAACCCATGCGACCCTTGACAGGGAGACTAAGTGTGTCCCCAGACTGGGAATGTGAGGTGGGGGCCTGCTCTTCTCACCTGGAAAGGACGAGCAAAACCGTCTCTAACTGCAGAAAGCATGACTTCATGTACAGAAACCTAAGGAATCCTCTAAAACCATTCGAACAAGGAGGCTCTGCAAGGAGGCGGGACGTGGGGTCAGTGATACACAGCGAGGAGGCGGGACACGGGGTCGGTGACATACAGCCGTCTTTCTATACACTTAGGACAACTCCGAAACGACGCTGCGAGGACAATGTCACTCAGGATTGCGTCAAAAAGAATAGAACACTTAGAATTAAATTTagcaaaagaaacataaaacctatactctgaaaactacaaaatgctgtTAAAAGTAAGAAAGACCTAAATTAATGGAAAGAGATCACGTGGTCATGGAACGGAAAACGAAATACTGTTAAAACGGCAACACTTTCCGGACTGACCTACAGATTCAAGCAATGCCTCGCAGAGGCCCCGCTGGCTGCTGCTCCGAAAATGACAAATACCTAAAACCACCAGAATCTCTAGGGAGGCAGAATGATCAACACAccttgaaacagaaaaacaaagctggacaCACACTTTTCCCATTTCAGCACTTACTGCAAGGCAACATCATCGAGACAGGGTGGCCCTGAGAGACGACGTACAGACCACCAGGCCagaagagagctcagaaataagccTTTCCAGGTAAAGTCAGAAagtttttgacaaaggtgccaagacCATGCAGTGAGGCGAAACCTTGCCAACACGGGACACCGGGACACCGGCATGGCATGCCCACGCCCAGAAGGGCAGCTGGACCCAAGCCAGCTCAGGATGGATCCAAAAACCTCAACGTAAGGGCTGGCACTgtcaaactcttagaaggaaaTGCAGGAGGCATCACATGGCCTTGGACTTGGCAGTCATGCAACGGCACACCCAGCGGATGGCGTGTGACACACAACCACACCCACCCGAGGATGGGCCAGCAGGGGGCACGGGGATGGttctgctccctcctctgggaGCTGGCAAAGCCATGTCCCCATGGACCACACTTAGGGCTCCAACACATGTCTGTACACTAGTCACGCATCAAGACAGACGTTAAAACACTCCAATCCCTCAACCAGAAGCCACCGAGGTCAAGCTGCAGGCCCTAGTTGGCAGTTGTGCTGGCAGGACTACGCCGCCCAAACGCACCTAGGAAGTGAGTCTGGAGCCCaccagtatgagaaaaaaaaataacgcACTGCTTGTACAAAGAGCTGGTCGCAGCTCAGTGACCGCAAGCTGGGACAGTGAGGGAGGCACAGCCGTCCCCCTCATTTCACTGGAGTTGGGGGAAAAAGCTGACAAGAAATTGTACTGTCCGTGCGGGAACACCTGCCTGAGAGCTGCCACAGGGgcaagctggggtgggggccacAGACACTGGTTCCAGTCGCACCTGAAGGACCCAGCCTGTTTCTAGCCACACACCAGCTGTTCACCTATCCCTTTTATAGCTGAACTCATCTGAACTGGTTTTTAGAACTCAGAATTGAAAGTGCCCCAGGTAATACACACGCTTCGTtctccttatttttctcattcactCCTGCTGGTGAAAACCATCTCACGCAGGCCCCATGGGCCGCTGTGCTggggacctgggggagggggccagcGAGGACTCACCGCACGCCTGGCGGCTGTCCCAGGCGGGCCCCCTGGCCAGCTGGCTGCCCTGCCAGGCGCCATCCTCCCCATCAGActccccagagccctggccctcctcctcgtcctcctcctcctcgtcgtCATCGAACTGCTGGATCCGGTCCTTGTAGCATATCTCGAGCAGGTTGGCGTTGGGCTGCGGGTACAGGGGCAGAAGGGTGAGGGGGCTGACTGCCCGCAGCCCCTGCCCCCCTGAGGTTGAGGCAGCACTCACGTTGTCATCGTCGGCGTTGAGAGAGAAGGTGATGTTGGCCGTCTTGTCGAAAGGCGCGCTGTGGGAGAGGCGCGGGGCCGTGAGGGGAGGTGCAGGctgctcccccttctccccccgcccctgccccacccccactggagCACCCTCACTACCCTCGGGCCCTGTGCCAGCAAATGCACCTCCTCACTAAACGgatctgtctttttgctatttctttgggccgctcccgtggcatatggaggttcccagactaggggtctaatcagagctgtagcccccagcctacgccagagccacagcaacacgggatccgagccgcgtctgcaacctacaccacagctcacggcaacaccggatcgttaatccactgaacaagggcagggaccaaacccgcaacctcatggttcctagtcgggttcattaaccactgcgccacgacgggaactccactaaacGGATCTGAATTCCAAACCAGCCCCCGCAGGGCACACCATTAGGCGGATGGCCGCGGAGCGGAGTGAAGGGAGCCCCAGCCAGCGAGTGAGGGGCCACTTGGAGATGGGGTCTGGCCCAGGTAAGTCACCCGAGTCTGGCTTCCTCTGCTGTAAGATAAAGGACACAGAACCTAGCCAGACGGGTCGTGTTTTTTAGGACTTGATATCATCATCTGGGTGAGATGCTTATTTACACGCACGCCTTTCCTGGAAGCAACGGCTCTCGGTTCACAGCCCCTGTGCTGGCCACACCCTCTCGCAGGCCACACCACACAAAGCACGGCCCCAGCCGAGAGGGTCAGTGGGGGCCGAAAAAGTCACCTTTGGAGCTGAACCAAAACCGCTCCTGCATGGGCCCCCACTGCCCGCCCTGAGGCCAGACCCACGTGGGGCCAGCGATCCTAGGGATCTTGGGGAGGGCCGCTGGCCTTATCGCCAACCTCCAGCCTTCCAGCGCTGAAACCTGCCTACATCCGGTTCTgttcaactctttttttctcctttttaaggccacatccaaggcatatgtaagttcccagactaggggttgaatcagagcgccagctgctggcctacaccacagccacagcaacgccagatccttaacacactgatagaggccaaggatcaaacccgcatcctcgcagacactaaatgggattcttaactggctgagccatcAAGGGAACCCCATATTCAACTCTCTTTCAGAAAGAAGTCAAAGGAATTAAATCCATGCATTTTAACACAAAACCTGGAAAGAGATTTGTCAACTGATACTCCTACCTGCAGAGTGTGCAACTTTCTAAGAACCCACATGTTCTGTCTGTGTCCTTGCCCCCTTTGCTGCTGGCACTCCGTGTCTGCACACTGGGTCCAG contains the following coding sequences:
- the TMEM86B gene encoding lysoplasmalogenase isoform X1, which codes for MDPGKEGLPRKPRFSAQQLHVGKWLSPFFFTCAVYFLLWIPDDQPSWVGALVKCLPVLSLVVFLRAVDAGGGYSARLQGALLCSAVGDACLVWPEAFLHGVAAFAAAHLLYLWAFGLTPLQPGLLLLVILAALPYYGLLLWHLPPDLVLALTAYSLALATMLWRGLARGGSTGWGALLFTLSDTTLAWNAFAQPLPHARLVVMTTYYSAQVLISLSVSQSPKLKPN
- the TMEM86B gene encoding lysoplasmalogenase isoform X2: MDPGKEGLPRKPRFSAQLHVGKWLSPFFFTCAVYFLLWIPDDQPSWVGALVKCLPVLSLVVFLRAVDAGGGYSARLQGALLCSAVGDACLVWPEAFLHGVAAFAAAHLLYLWAFGLTPLQPGLLLLVILAALPYYGLLLWHLPPDLVLALTAYSLALATMLWRGLARGGSTGWGALLFTLSDTTLAWNAFAQPLPHARLVVMTTYYSAQVLISLSVSQSPKLKPN